The proteins below are encoded in one region of Lactuca sativa cultivar Salinas chromosome 3, Lsat_Salinas_v11, whole genome shotgun sequence:
- the LOC111884433 gene encoding uncharacterized protein LOC111884433, protein MKPPSQKRKAPTTSTAAPKRRKQPARRRKYPTLSPSQIDDKNSDSETESEIRIEEDPPIRNEDVEPIHTEEQEQVRTEREVTPPINEYVPSPPPSPKTTTSVLITIAPLPIVSSQAPTMILVSIPIFIDSMIPPQPSSAPECSVNVSDTGANTSGFSTHVTPPISPISTDDPKMFFGDDDDEDLEAFSFSPFQIRVDNNDDVSTSKAEFKSIHEKLDQLLLTSSTSTSEAYSKADVEAILELVTKEHTANSSSFSKVVSDSAAVCKETTEKVDKLITDTRVFMDEYQVTYNNNTSTTNKVIQNVGAMFKGEKTSFVELRTEFKSDHEAFQASVDAKLSKLQANLAMETETGVRDAAPFGGCFDTDVVSETRGEGSSKVHTEDVKPKVSVKPPVIKQDPKNKDPLFSNESIIDDSEDEEPDEVELKRQKAREAEIDEHARIVREAEDKERAEKEAHATLKSKMLLFPK, encoded by the exons ATGAAACCTCCATCTCAAAAGCGAAAGGCTCCTACAACCTCTACTGCCGCTCCCAAGCGAAGGAAGCAACCCGCTAGAAGGCGAAAGTATCCTACTCTAAGTCCTTCTCAGATTGATGACAAAAACTCAGATTCTGAGACTGAGTCCGAGATTCGCATTGAGGAGGATCCCCCTATTCGCAATGAGGATGTTGAACCCATTCACactgaagaacaagaacaagttcGCACTGAGCGAGAGGTAACTCCACCAATTAATGAATATGTTCCTTCTCCTCCTCCCTCACCAAAAACAACTACTTCTGTACTAATAACCATTGCTCCGCTCCCTATAGTATCATCCCAAGCACCCACAATGATTCTTGTCTCCATACCCATTTTCATAGATTCCATGATTCCACCCCAACCCTCTTCTGCACCTGAATGTtcagtcaacgtatctgatacaggggctaATACTTCAGGTTTTTCAACCCATGTTACCCCACCCATCTCTCCTATTAGTACTGATGATCCAAAAATGTTTTTTGGAGATGATGACGATGAAGATTTAGAAGCTTTCTCTTTCAGTCCTTTTCAAATAAGGGTTGATAATAACGATGATGTCTCTACTTCTAAAGCAGAGTTCAAATCTATTCATGAGAAGCTTGATCAGTTGCTTCTCACTTCCAGCACTTCTACTTCTGAAGCTTATTCAAAAGCTGATGTTGAAGCTATTCTTGAGCTAGTCACAAAGGAGCATACTGCTAATTCCTCTTCTTTCTCTAAGGTAGTTTCTGACTCGGCTGCTGTTTGCAAGGAAACGactgaaaaagtcgataaactaattactGATACAAGGGTATTTATGGATGAATACCAGGTTACCTACAACAACAACACCTCCACAACAAACAAAGTTATTCAAAATGTTGGTGCCATGTTCAAAGGAGAAAAGACGAGCTTTGTTGAACTTCGCACTGAGTTCAAGTCTGATCACGAAGCATTCCAAGCCTCTGTTGATGCGAAACTCTCAAAGCTTCAGGCAAACTTGGCAATGGAGA CTGAGACCGGTGTTCGCGATGCTGCACCGTTTGGAGGGTGTTTCGACACCGATGTTGtttccgaaacaaggggagaaGGGAGCTCAAAAGTTCATACGGAGGATGTCAAACCCAAAGTCTCAGTTAAACCTCCTGTCATCAAGCAAGATCCAAAAAACAAGGATCCGTTATTTAGCAACGAATCAATCATTGATGATAGTGAAGACGAAGAGCCTGATGAAGTTGAGCTTAAAAGACAGAAGGCTCGCGAAGCAGAGATTGACGAACATGCTCGCATCGTCAGAGAGGCTGAGGACAAAGAAAGAGCTGAAAAGGAAGCTCATGCCACTCTTAAAAGTAAAATGTTGCTTTTTCCAAAATAG
- the LOC111884432 gene encoding uncharacterized protein LOC111884432, giving the protein MATTLKPTVRAAKNVEIQLREKGLERAEVGEKRKFVGFEKRNRSPRYDPNNKRYEDSNEEMFCDKCRRKHVGRCSKEVTCFKYGKTGHYADECTTKKEVCFKCGEEGHHKHDCPNKERATKPNVSPKPKTRAFQMILNEATDNARNQERGLISEDQVMKLPCG; this is encoded by the coding sequence atggcaactaccttgaagcCAACCGTTAGAGCAGCCAAGAATGTGGAGATCCAACTTAGGGAAAAGGGTTTAGAAAGAGCTGAGGTAGGCGAGAAGAGGAAGTTTGTGGGATTCGAAAAGAGAAATAGGTCCCCAAGGTATGACCCCAACAACAAGAGATATGAGGACAGCAATGAAGAAATGTTTTGTGACAAGTGTAGAAGGAAACATGTTGGGAGATGCTCTAAAGAGGTGACCTGCTTCAAATACGGGAAGACTGGTCACTATGCCGATGAATGCACGACCAAGAAagaagtctgctttaagtgtggtgaagaaggACACCACAAGCATGACTGCCCGAATAAGGAaagggctacaaagccaaatgtgtcaCCAAAGCCAAAgacaagagcattccagatgatcctTAACGAAGCAACtgacaatgcaaggaatcaggagcgAGGGCtgatatccgaagatcaagttatgaaaTTGCCATGTGGATAG